From Streptomyces sp. TLI_053, a single genomic window includes:
- a CDS encoding ABC transporter ATP-binding protein — MTTTPVPAPTPTPTPTVAGAEPETGAGSTPAVHLRGLRRVFGTRAVLDGVDLSIARGEFVALLGASGTGKTTLLRILGELDRADGGTVLVPAVRTVVFQEPRLVPSKRVLANVTVGLPRGAATRETGLRALAEVGLERHADAWPATLSGGEAQRAALARALVRAPQLLLLDEPFAALDALTRLRMQDLVGDLVRRHRPAVLLVTHDVDEAVRLADRVAVLRDGKLVRDQRVGVARPRDPADPAFAELRRRLLADLGVH; from the coding sequence ATGACCACCACCCCCGTGCCCGCCCCTACCCCTACCCCTACCCCTACCGTTGCCGGGGCCGAGCCGGAGACCGGGGCCGGGAGCACCCCGGCCGTCCATCTGCGCGGCCTGCGCCGGGTGTTCGGCACCCGGGCCGTCCTCGACGGGGTCGACCTCTCCATCGCCCGCGGCGAGTTCGTCGCCCTGCTCGGCGCCAGCGGCACCGGCAAGACCACCCTGCTGCGCATCCTCGGCGAGCTGGACCGGGCGGACGGCGGAACGGTCCTCGTCCCGGCGGTACGGACGGTGGTCTTCCAGGAACCGCGACTGGTCCCCTCGAAGCGGGTGCTCGCCAATGTCACGGTCGGCCTGCCGCGTGGTGCCGCCACCCGGGAGACCGGGCTGAGGGCGCTCGCCGAGGTCGGCCTCGAGCGCCACGCCGACGCCTGGCCGGCCACCCTCTCCGGCGGCGAGGCACAGCGCGCGGCGCTCGCCCGGGCCCTGGTCCGCGCGCCCCAACTGCTACTGCTGGACGAACCGTTCGCCGCCCTGGACGCGCTCACCCGGCTGCGCATGCAGGACCTGGTGGGCGATCTGGTCCGCCGCCACCGGCCGGCCGTGCTGCTGGTCACCCATGACGTGGACGAGGCGGTGCGGCTCGCCGACCGGGTCGCCGTGCTCCGGGACGGCAAGCTGGTGCGCGACCAGCGGGTGGGCGTCGCCCGTCCGCGAGACCCGGCCGATCCCGCCTTCGCCGAGCTGCGGCGCCGGTTGCTCGCCGACCTCGGCGTCCACTGA
- a CDS encoding ABC transporter permease has translation MVEPSARRRTSRPRALALTLRALGPLALLGGWALASATGALTQDVLASPAQVAEAVGELWGNGQLTDALGVSLTRAGLGLLIGAGTGLVLGVVTGFFRLGEELLDSAVQVLRTVPFLALVPLFMVWFGITETAKVALIGVATSFPMYVSTSGGVRNTDPKLIEAMRSFGLGRWAIVRTVVLPGALPALLSGLRLSMTLSVIALIAAEEINSTEGIGYLMAQAQNYSRTDILAVCILIYGVLGLAADGIVRLLERVLMPWRRAAQGGTR, from the coding sequence CTGGTCGAACCGAGCGCCCGCCGCCGGACCTCCCGCCCCCGCGCCCTCGCCCTGACGCTGCGCGCCCTCGGCCCGCTGGCCCTCCTCGGCGGCTGGGCCCTCGCCTCCGCCACCGGCGCGCTCACCCAGGACGTGCTGGCCTCGCCCGCCCAGGTGGCCGAGGCGGTCGGCGAACTGTGGGGCAACGGCCAGCTCACCGACGCCCTCGGCGTCTCGCTCACCCGGGCCGGCCTCGGCCTGCTGATCGGCGCCGGCACCGGCCTGGTGCTCGGTGTGGTGACCGGCTTCTTCCGCCTCGGCGAGGAACTGCTCGACTCGGCGGTCCAGGTCCTGCGCACCGTTCCCTTCCTCGCCCTCGTCCCGCTGTTCATGGTCTGGTTCGGCATCACCGAGACCGCCAAGGTCGCCCTGATCGGCGTCGCCACCAGCTTCCCCATGTACGTGTCGACCTCCGGCGGGGTCCGCAACACCGACCCCAAGCTGATCGAGGCCATGCGCAGCTTCGGCCTCGGACGCTGGGCGATCGTGCGCACCGTGGTCCTGCCCGGCGCCCTGCCCGCCCTCCTCTCCGGCCTGCGGCTCTCCATGACGCTCAGCGTGATCGCCCTGATCGCCGCCGAGGAGATCAACTCCACCGAGGGCATCGGCTACTTGATGGCCCAGGCGCAGAACTACTCCCGCACCGACATCCTCGCCGTCTGCATCCTGATCTACGGGGTCCTGGGACTCGCCGCCGACGGCATCGTCCGTCTGCTGGAGCGGGTCCTGATGCCCTGGCGCAGGGCCGCCCAGGGAGGCACCCGATGA
- a CDS encoding NrtA/SsuA/CpmA family ABC transporter substrate-binding protein, producing MNPSRPVLAATALLATALLAACGSSADGGAAAAGGGKADRADAVLRLPDPGNNGFLALGKKDGSLDRALAAVHAKVAWTGSAGPFAPAAQALSADQLDVAQGSITSAVAALAQKPGFKLFAQTAPDGVGEGILVKNGSPIKSVQDLVGRKVAVSQGGTSEYLLLKALEKNGVPADKVERVYLRADQTAGVFNSGQVDAWATWNTFSTPSIANSGAHFLVNGKEVGSDNYAVWAVRNGFADKHPEVVKAFYAYLRENGLKEKADPAAYLNVFTDSGPTAVTAAEKDVAVEVTRQGAAADAIGEADVARFGTVAAFFAEQKVTKQQVDVKPYLIDLGALGGAAK from the coding sequence GTGAATCCCTCCCGCCCCGTCCTCGCCGCCACCGCCCTGCTCGCCACCGCCCTGCTGGCCGCCTGCGGCTCCTCCGCCGACGGGGGAGCGGCCGCCGCCGGAGGGGGGAAGGCCGACCGGGCCGACGCGGTGCTCCGGCTGCCCGACCCCGGGAACAACGGCTTCCTCGCCCTGGGCAAGAAGGACGGCTCGCTCGACCGCGCCCTCGCGGCCGTCCACGCCAAGGTCGCCTGGACCGGCAGCGCCGGCCCGTTCGCCCCCGCCGCCCAGGCCCTCTCCGCCGACCAGCTCGACGTCGCCCAGGGGTCGATCACCTCCGCCGTCGCCGCGCTGGCCCAGAAGCCCGGCTTCAAGCTGTTCGCCCAGACCGCCCCCGACGGCGTCGGCGAGGGCATCCTGGTGAAGAACGGCTCGCCGATCAAGAGCGTGCAGGACCTGGTCGGCCGCAAGGTCGCCGTGAGCCAGGGCGGCACCAGCGAGTACCTGCTGCTCAAGGCGCTCGAGAAGAACGGCGTCCCGGCGGACAAGGTCGAGCGGGTCTATCTGCGCGCCGACCAGACGGCGGGCGTCTTCAACTCCGGACAGGTGGACGCCTGGGCCACCTGGAACACCTTCTCCACCCCGTCGATCGCCAACTCGGGCGCGCACTTCCTGGTCAACGGCAAGGAGGTCGGCTCCGACAACTACGCCGTCTGGGCCGTCCGCAACGGCTTCGCCGACAAGCACCCCGAGGTGGTGAAGGCCTTCTACGCCTATCTGCGCGAGAACGGCCTCAAGGAGAAGGCCGACCCGGCCGCGTACCTCAACGTCTTCACCGACTCCGGGCCGACCGCCGTCACCGCCGCAGAGAAGGACGTCGCCGTCGAGGTGACCCGCCAGGGCGCCGCCGCCGACGCCATCGGCGAGGCCGACGTCGCCCGGTTCGGCACCGTCGCCGCGTTCTTCGCGGAGCAGAAGGTCACCAAGCAGCAGGTCGACGTCAAGCCCTATCTGATCGACCTCGGGGCGCTCGGCGGTGCGGCCAAGTGA
- a CDS encoding ABC transporter substrate-binding protein: protein MPDTLWFTRCPVPTATGIAADRGWLGREFAPDGIAVRSLQDVPAEVAADHHYTHALTGLFREGGNVPALWARSRGERTRLVGLTWIEERQVVLVRSGSGVAEPGQLRGLRLAVPHHGIAIDFWRAMALAGLHGALSLAGLTPADAELVDVPAAPGEGQWEAELTALRDGVVDAVYVKGALAVEAARRIGAEVAVDLDAVPDRRARVNNGTPRPITVRQELLDAHPDLVARFLAVLLEAADWAAGQPAEVARILGAETGAGEEGVAGAYAEGGHRTLHLDLSEDRLALLEQQERFLDRHGFLAGPVDVRAWADPEPLRAARELLAARRAEGRTHGD from the coding sequence GTGCCCGACACCCTCTGGTTCACCCGCTGCCCGGTGCCCACCGCGACCGGCATCGCGGCCGACCGGGGCTGGCTGGGCCGGGAGTTCGCCCCCGACGGCATCGCGGTCCGCTCGCTCCAGGACGTGCCCGCGGAGGTCGCCGCCGACCACCACTACACCCACGCCCTGACCGGGCTGTTCCGTGAGGGCGGCAATGTGCCGGCGCTCTGGGCCCGTTCGCGCGGAGAGCGGACCAGGCTGGTCGGACTCACCTGGATCGAGGAGCGCCAGGTCGTCCTGGTCCGCTCCGGCAGCGGGGTCGCCGAACCCGGACAACTGCGCGGGCTGCGGCTCGCCGTCCCACACCATGGGATCGCCATCGACTTCTGGCGCGCGATGGCGCTGGCCGGACTGCACGGAGCACTCTCGCTGGCGGGTCTCACGCCGGCGGACGCCGAACTGGTGGACGTGCCGGCCGCGCCGGGGGAGGGGCAGTGGGAGGCGGAGCTGACGGCGCTGCGGGACGGCGTGGTGGACGCGGTCTACGTGAAGGGCGCGCTCGCGGTCGAGGCGGCCCGCCGGATCGGGGCGGAGGTGGCCGTCGACCTGGACGCCGTCCCGGACCGCCGGGCGCGGGTGAACAACGGCACGCCCCGGCCGATCACCGTGCGGCAGGAACTGCTCGACGCGCACCCGGACCTGGTGGCCCGCTTCCTCGCCGTGCTGCTGGAGGCCGCCGACTGGGCCGCCGGGCAGCCGGCGGAGGTCGCCCGGATCCTGGGCGCCGAGACCGGAGCCGGGGAGGAGGGCGTCGCCGGGGCGTACGCGGAGGGCGGCCACCGCACCCTGCACCTCGATCTCTCCGAGGACCGCCTCGCCCTGCTGGAGCAGCAGGAACGCTTCCTCGACCGCCACGGATTCCTGGCCGGACCGGTCGACGTGCGGGCCTGGGCCGACCCGGAGCCGCTCCGGGCCGCCCGCGAGCTGCTCGCCGCCCGCCGCGCCGAGGGGCGGACGCACGGTGACTGA
- a CDS encoding IclR family transcriptional regulator, whose amino-acid sequence MAEAVTAAQSPPAGAQAVQRALGLLHCFHDNGPDLSASDLARRMGLSVSTAHRLARTLVSAAFLEQDEHTARYRLGPAVAELGQLTFHQRGLHLAAPELDLLSRRTGSAADLAIRSGPHAVILVGASVRPDTGLGLRRPLHSTALGKVLLAWPRPGDAGVATLGPLAPFTDRTITAPERLAEELARVRAAGHALNDGESETGVRTIAVPVLDGAGQARFALAVRSTPAHLTDERLDWFLGHARACAGALAVLLLPPEQRI is encoded by the coding sequence ATGGCCGAGGCCGTCACCGCCGCCCAGAGCCCGCCGGCCGGGGCCCAGGCCGTTCAGCGGGCCCTCGGACTGCTGCACTGCTTCCACGACAACGGCCCCGATCTGAGCGCCTCGGACCTGGCCCGCCGGATGGGCCTGTCCGTGTCCACCGCGCACCGGCTGGCCCGCACCCTGGTCAGCGCCGCGTTCCTGGAGCAGGACGAGCACACGGCCCGCTACCGGCTCGGCCCGGCGGTCGCCGAGCTCGGCCAACTCACCTTCCACCAGCGCGGGCTGCACCTGGCCGCACCCGAGCTCGACCTGCTGTCCCGCCGCACCGGTTCCGCCGCCGATCTCGCGATCCGCAGCGGTCCGCACGCGGTGATCCTGGTCGGCGCCTCCGTGCGGCCGGACACCGGGCTCGGACTGCGCCGGCCGCTCCACTCGACCGCGCTCGGCAAGGTGCTGCTGGCCTGGCCGCGCCCCGGTGACGCGGGCGTGGCGACGCTCGGCCCGCTGGCGCCGTTCACCGACCGGACCATCACCGCGCCGGAGCGCCTGGCGGAGGAGCTGGCAAGGGTCAGGGCGGCCGGTCACGCGCTCAACGACGGCGAGTCGGAGACCGGGGTGCGCACGATCGCGGTACCGGTACTGGACGGTGCCGGGCAGGCCAGGTTCGCCCTGGCCGTCCGCTCCACGCCCGCGCACCTCACCGACGAACGGCTGGACTGGTTCCTCGGCCACGCCCGGGCCTGCGCCGGCGCGCTCGCGGTCCTGCTGCTGCCGCCGGAGCAGCGGATCTGA
- a CDS encoding winged helix-turn-helix domain-containing protein, translated as MVPALPPQALLAALPEGAAVVAALPQGSLPQALLAQYGAQFGAPAGQPMVGYLVLVPAEGGGVAVAPGAGQQGFPTATIPAPQAGPAVAAGASALGAPVLGGPVAGGTGATGLGSAAGAGTRPVRPAGRGITVDTERRNAYVDGQLLDLTYLEFELLAHLTEHPQRVHTRDHLVSAVWGYGHVGDGRTVDVHVARLRRKLGAAYRDSIVTVRRVGYKYTPVA; from the coding sequence ATCGTTCCCGCGCTCCCGCCGCAGGCGCTGCTCGCGGCGCTGCCCGAGGGTGCGGCGGTCGTCGCGGCGCTGCCGCAGGGATCGCTGCCGCAGGCCCTGCTGGCCCAGTACGGGGCGCAGTTCGGCGCCCCGGCGGGGCAGCCGATGGTCGGCTACCTGGTGCTGGTCCCGGCCGAGGGCGGCGGCGTCGCCGTGGCACCGGGCGCCGGGCAGCAGGGTTTCCCGACCGCCACGATCCCTGCGCCGCAGGCCGGTCCGGCCGTCGCCGCCGGCGCGTCGGCCCTCGGTGCTCCGGTCCTCGGCGGGCCCGTCGCCGGCGGGACCGGTGCCACCGGCCTCGGTTCGGCCGCCGGAGCCGGCACGCGTCCGGTGCGGCCCGCCGGCCGGGGGATCACGGTCGACACCGAGCGCCGGAACGCCTATGTGGACGGTCAGTTGCTCGACCTGACCTATCTGGAGTTCGAGCTGCTCGCCCACCTGACCGAGCACCCGCAGCGGGTGCACACCCGGGACCACCTGGTGTCCGCCGTCTGGGGCTACGGCCACGTCGGCGACGGTCGCACGGTGGACGTGCACGTGGCCAGGCTGCGCCGCAAGCTCGGAGCGGCCTACCGCGACAGCATCGTGACGGTCCGTCGGGTCGGCTACAAGTACACGCCGGTGGCCTGA